A portion of the Rhodopseudomonas sp. BAL398 genome contains these proteins:
- a CDS encoding coniferyl aldehyde dehydrogenase, whose translation MDQSLSSPGRNALHDGFHRMIGLSRQTPPASLAERHDRLARLKSLILDHEDRFVAAISADFGHRSAVETLIAETLSTLAEIKHVSKHLKAWMAPRRISTQLQFWPATNRLLPQPLGVVGIIAPWNYPLQLTLVPAVAALAAGNRVMIKPSELSPRFAALLQEAVAAKFDSGEMMVTDIAEAFAALPFDHLLFTGSTRVGRLVAEAAGRNLTPVTLELGGKSPTIIDRSADLDQAAARIAYAKLLNAGQTCIAPDYALVPAADVEAFAAKLRDAMQRMYGTEPGNSDYSSIISERHYARLQALVADAVAHGARILQPAAPDDPAWQSRRKFPPTILTGVTAEMRIMQEEIFGPLLPILGYQAADEAIAYINAHDRPLALYWFGSDDDARDAVLARTVSGGVTVNDCLLHFAQAHQPMGGVGASGSGTYHGEWGFNTFSKLKPVFYRSPYNRFADLYPPYGAKIARIGKLLRWLS comes from the coding sequence ATGGACCAGTCGCTGAGCAGCCCGGGGCGGAATGCCCTGCATGACGGCTTCCACCGGATGATCGGGCTGTCCCGGCAGACGCCCCCGGCGTCGCTGGCGGAGCGGCATGATCGCCTGGCGCGGCTAAAGTCGCTGATTCTCGACCATGAAGACCGCTTTGTCGCGGCGATTTCCGCCGATTTCGGCCATCGCAGCGCCGTCGAGACCCTGATCGCCGAGACGCTGTCGACGCTCGCCGAGATCAAGCACGTCAGCAAGCATCTGAAGGCCTGGATGGCGCCGCGGCGGATTTCGACCCAGCTGCAGTTCTGGCCGGCGACAAACCGGTTGCTGCCGCAGCCGCTCGGTGTGGTCGGCATCATCGCGCCGTGGAATTATCCGCTGCAGCTGACGCTGGTTCCGGCGGTGGCGGCGCTGGCGGCCGGCAATCGGGTGATGATCAAGCCCAGCGAATTGTCGCCGCGATTTGCCGCCCTGCTGCAGGAGGCGGTGGCGGCGAAATTCGACTCCGGCGAGATGATGGTGACCGATATCGCCGAGGCCTTCGCCGCACTGCCGTTCGACCATCTGCTGTTCACCGGCTCGACCCGGGTCGGCCGCCTGGTCGCCGAAGCGGCCGGCCGCAATCTGACGCCGGTCACGCTCGAACTCGGCGGCAAATCGCCGACCATCATCGACCGCTCCGCCGATCTCGACCAGGCGGCAGCGCGGATAGCCTATGCCAAGCTGCTCAATGCCGGGCAGACCTGCATCGCGCCGGACTACGCGCTGGTGCCGGCGGCCGACGTCGAGGCATTCGCCGCCAAGCTGCGCGACGCCATGCAGCGGATGTACGGCACCGAGCCCGGCAATTCGGACTACAGCTCGATCATCTCGGAGCGGCATTATGCGCGGCTGCAAGCCCTCGTCGCCGACGCGGTCGCGCATGGCGCACGGATCCTGCAACCGGCCGCGCCGGATGATCCGGCCTGGCAATCGCGCCGCAAATTCCCGCCGACGATTCTGACCGGCGTTACCGCCGAGATGCGGATCATGCAGGAAGAGATCTTCGGGCCGCTGCTGCCGATCCTTGGCTATCAGGCGGCGGACGAAGCGATCGCCTACATCAATGCCCACGACCGCCCGCTGGCGCTGTATTGGTTCGGCAGTGACGACGACGCCCGCGATGCGGTGCTGGCGCGCACCGTGTCCGGCGGCGTCACCGTCAATGACTGCCTGCTGCATTTCGCCCAGGCCCATCAGCCGATGGGCGGCGTCGGCGCCTCCGGATCCGGCACCTATCATGGCGAATGGGGTTTCAACACCTTCAGCAAGCTGAAGCCGGTGTTCTATCGCTCGCCCTATAACCGCTTCGCGGATCTGTATCCGCCTTATGGCGCGAAGATCGCGCGCATCGGCAAACTGCTGAGGTGGTTGTCATAG
- a CDS encoding GMC family oxidoreductase → MADSFDFVVVGGGSGGCAVAGRLSEDPGTSVALLEAGGSGDNWVVKTPWALALMVPGKLNNWHFETVPQPGLNGRRGYQPRGKALGGSSAINGMVYIRGHRSDYDHWAELGNTGWSFADVLPYFKRSENNSDFNGEYHGQSGPLHVNKLRTDNPAHDIFLQAAQEAQFRIRDDFNGEEQEGLGLYQLTQHQGERWSAARAYLHPHLATRPNLRVETKAHATRIVFDGQRAVGVEYRQGDETRRIHARREVILASGTFQTPQLLMLSGIGDSATLARYGVATTQHLPGVGGNLQDHLDFIFSYRCDRPYFTGTSFKAIQRLLASIGLYRRDGRGPLTTNFAECGGFLKSRPDLDVPDLQLHFGMAMVDDHGRKRHWGTGFSCHVCLLRPKSRGTVGLDNADPLAPPRIDPNFFGEPDDLEDMVGAYKITRRLMETPALRELQQTDLFTANVRTDDDIRAILRQRCDTIYHPVGTCKMGVDDKAVVDPQLKVRGVGGLRIVDASVMPTLIGGNTNAPTIMIGEKAADMIRGEMRAN, encoded by the coding sequence ATGGCGGACAGTTTCGATTTCGTTGTCGTGGGCGGCGGCTCGGGCGGCTGCGCCGTCGCCGGTCGGCTGTCCGAGGACCCGGGCACGTCGGTCGCGTTGCTGGAAGCCGGCGGCAGCGGCGACAATTGGGTGGTGAAGACACCTTGGGCGCTGGCGCTGATGGTGCCGGGCAAGCTCAATAATTGGCATTTCGAGACGGTGCCGCAGCCGGGGCTCAACGGCCGCCGGGGCTATCAGCCGCGCGGCAAGGCGCTCGGCGGCTCCTCGGCGATCAACGGCATGGTCTATATCCGCGGCCATCGCAGCGACTACGACCACTGGGCCGAACTCGGCAACACCGGCTGGTCGTTCGCCGACGTGCTGCCCTATTTCAAACGATCGGAGAACAATTCCGATTTCAACGGCGAATATCACGGCCAGAGCGGCCCGCTGCATGTCAATAAATTGCGCACCGACAATCCGGCGCACGACATCTTCCTGCAGGCGGCGCAGGAGGCGCAGTTCCGAATCCGCGACGATTTCAACGGCGAGGAGCAGGAGGGCCTGGGCCTGTACCAGCTCACCCAGCACCAGGGCGAGCGCTGGAGCGCCGCGCGCGCCTATCTGCATCCGCATCTCGCAACGCGTCCGAACCTGCGCGTCGAGACGAAAGCCCACGCCACGCGGATCGTGTTCGACGGCCAGCGCGCGGTCGGCGTCGAGTATCGCCAGGGCGACGAGACCCGCCGCATCCACGCCCGTCGCGAAGTCATCCTCGCCTCCGGCACGTTCCAGACCCCGCAGCTGCTGATGCTATCGGGCATCGGCGACAGCGCCACCCTCGCCAGGTACGGCGTCGCCACCACGCAGCATCTGCCCGGCGTCGGCGGGAATCTGCAGGACCATCTCGATTTCATCTTCTCGTATCGATGCGACAGGCCGTATTTCACCGGCACCAGCTTCAAGGCGATCCAGCGGCTGTTGGCCAGCATCGGGCTGTATCGCCGCGACGGCCGCGGGCCGCTGACGACCAATTTCGCCGAATGCGGCGGCTTCCTGAAATCCCGGCCGGACCTCGACGTGCCCGACCTGCAGCTGCATTTCGGCATGGCGATGGTCGACGACCATGGCCGCAAGCGGCATTGGGGCACGGGCTTTTCCTGCCATGTCTGCCTGCTGCGGCCGAAGAGTCGCGGCACGGTCGGGCTGGACAATGCCGATCCCTTGGCCCCGCCCCGGATCGATCCGAACTTCTTCGGCGAGCCGGACGATCTCGAGGACATGGTCGGCGCCTACAAGATCACCAGGCGCCTGATGGAAACGCCGGCGCTGCGCGAGCTGCAGCAAACCGACCTATTCACCGCAAATGTCCGCACCGACGACGACATCCGCGCCATCCTGCGGCAGCGCTGCGACACCATCTATCACCCGGTCGGCACCTGCAAGATGGGTGTCGACGACAAGGCGGTGGTCGATCCGCAGCTCAAGGTCCGCGGCGTCGGCGGGCTGCGCATCGTCGATGCCTCGGTGATGCCGACCCTGATCGGCGGCAACACCAACGCGCCCACCATCATGATCGGCGAAAAGGCCGCCGACATGATCCGCGGAGAAATGCGGGCGAACTGA
- a CDS encoding SDR family oxidoreductase, with the protein MDLGIKGRRALVCASSKGLGRACAAALAAEGVHVTLTARGAEALEQTAAELRSAYPDIEVTTVAGDITTPEGRAAALKACPDPDILVNNAGGPPPGDFRNWTRDDWIKALDANMLTPIELIKATVDGMIGRKFGRIINITSAAVKAPIDVLGLSNGARSGLTGFVAGLSRKTVKHNVTINALLPGPFDTDRLRGVSAAQAKAAGVPVDDLLNKRRSENPAGRFGQPDEFGAACAFLCGTKAGFITGQNILLDGGSFPGTM; encoded by the coding sequence GTGGATCTTGGAATCAAAGGCCGTCGCGCGCTGGTGTGCGCATCCAGCAAGGGATTGGGCCGCGCCTGCGCGGCCGCGCTCGCGGCCGAAGGCGTCCACGTCACCCTCACCGCGCGCGGCGCCGAAGCGCTGGAGCAAACCGCAGCTGAACTGCGCAGCGCCTATCCGGATATCGAGGTCACCACGGTCGCCGGCGACATCACTACGCCGGAAGGCCGCGCCGCCGCGCTGAAAGCCTGCCCCGATCCGGATATTCTGGTCAACAATGCCGGCGGCCCGCCGCCCGGCGATTTCCGCAACTGGACCCGCGACGACTGGATCAAGGCGCTCGACGCCAACATGCTGACGCCGATCGAGCTGATCAAGGCGACGGTCGACGGCATGATCGGACGAAAATTCGGCCGCATCATCAACATTACCTCGGCCGCGGTGAAGGCCCCGATCGACGTGCTGGGCCTGTCCAATGGCGCGCGCAGCGGCTTGACCGGCTTCGTGGCGGGGCTGTCGCGCAAGACGGTGAAGCACAACGTCACCATCAATGCGCTGCTGCCCGGTCCGTTCGACACCGACCGGCTGCGCGGCGTATCGGCGGCGCAGGCCAAGGCCGCCGGCGTGCCGGTGGACGATCTGCTGAACAAGCGCCGCAGCGAAAATCCGGCCGGCCGCTTCGGCCAGCCGGACGAGTTCGGCGCGGCCTGCGCGTTTTTGTGCGGCACCAAGGCCGGCTTCATCACCGGGCAGAATATCCTGCTCGATGGCGGTTCGTTCCCGGGGACGATGTAG
- a CDS encoding glucose 1-dehydrogenase yields MSDLFDLGNETILVTGASQGLGRQFARVLSGRGAGVVLAARQIEKLKDLEQEIAGKGGRAIAVQMDVTDLASMAAAIDRAEDRLGPLTVLINNAGVAVQKLAVDQTEADWDSVINANLKGAYFLATEVARRMVARGQGGNIVNVASVLGLSVSKFLSPYAVSKAGIIQATKALALELAANGIRVNALAPGYIDTEMNREFWATPGGEKLIKAIPQRRVGVDSDLDGAILLLASNASRYMTGSVITVDGGYLLA; encoded by the coding sequence ATGTCCGACCTCTTCGATCTTGGCAACGAAACCATTCTGGTCACCGGTGCGTCGCAGGGGCTGGGCCGACAATTCGCCAGGGTACTGTCCGGCCGCGGCGCCGGGGTGGTTCTCGCCGCGCGGCAGATCGAAAAGCTGAAGGACCTCGAGCAGGAGATCGCCGGCAAGGGCGGCCGCGCCATCGCAGTGCAGATGGACGTCACCGATCTGGCGTCGATGGCGGCGGCGATCGACCGCGCCGAGGATCGGCTCGGCCCGCTCACCGTGCTGATCAACAATGCCGGCGTCGCGGTGCAGAAGCTCGCGGTCGATCAGACCGAGGCCGATTGGGACAGTGTGATCAACGCCAATCTCAAGGGCGCGTATTTCCTGGCGACCGAAGTGGCGCGGCGGATGGTGGCGCGCGGGCAGGGCGGCAACATCGTCAATGTCGCCTCGGTGCTCGGGCTCAGCGTCTCCAAATTCCTGTCACCCTATGCGGTGTCGAAAGCCGGCATCATCCAGGCCACCAAGGCGCTGGCGCTGGAGCTGGCCGCCAATGGCATCCGCGTCAACGCGCTGGCGCCGGGCTATATCGACACCGAGATGAATCGCGAATTCTGGGCGACGCCGGGCGGCGAGAAGCTGATCAAGGCCATCCCGCAGCGCCGCGTCGGCGTCGATTCCGATCTCGACGGCGCGATCCTGCTGCTGGCCTCCAACGCCTCGCGCTACATGACCGGCAGCGTGATCACCGTGGATGGCGGGTATTTGTTGGCGTGA
- a CDS encoding recombinase family protein: MMRVALYARYSSDNQREASIEDQFRICREQAKREKWKIVGTYKDAGISGASMILRPGIQSLLQDAQAGQFDMVLAEALDRISRDQADVATFFKHLKFAGVPIVTLAEGEISELHVGLKGTMNALFLKDLAAKTHRGLRGRVEEGKSGGGLCYGYKVVKQLDARGEPIRGGREIDEAEANIIRRVFREFASGIGPRTIARRLNEEGIPGPNGKPWGDTTIRGHVKRGTGLINNELYIGRLIWNRLRYIKDPSTGRRVSRLNPESEWLIREVPELRIVDDALWQAVRDRQAVIADKYANVTEAVRQHHKKNQLNGKRRPQSLLSGLVYCGSCGGPYSLRGAGRFACSNHISKGTCSNSRTIRQEELEERVLSGLKDRMMAPEVAAEAMRAYAEETNRLNRERRSNGDAWQVELAKIEKQIAQIVEAIADGMYHPSMKEKMTKLEARKAELAALLADAPENKPDLLPTASTIYAKKVAKLTQALNRPAVRQEAAEALRMLIEKIVLTPGQKRGEIDATLYGELGQILAWTERQALGKASKTNTPGGTSSGVLVSVVAGIGFEPMTFRL; encoded by the coding sequence TCTTGCGTCCCGGCATCCAGTCACTGCTGCAGGACGCCCAGGCCGGGCAGTTCGACATGGTGCTGGCCGAAGCTCTGGATCGCATCTCCCGCGACCAGGCCGATGTCGCGACTTTCTTCAAGCATCTGAAGTTCGCCGGCGTACCGATCGTAACGCTGGCTGAAGGCGAGATCAGCGAGTTGCATGTCGGCCTGAAGGGAACGATGAATGCGTTGTTCCTCAAGGATCTCGCCGCCAAGACACATCGAGGCCTTCGTGGTCGCGTGGAGGAAGGCAAGTCCGGTGGCGGGCTCTGCTATGGCTACAAGGTCGTCAAGCAACTCGATGCCCGAGGAGAGCCGATCCGAGGCGGCCGGGAGATCGACGAGGCTGAGGCGAATATCATCCGTCGCGTCTTCCGCGAATTCGCATCAGGAATCGGTCCGCGAACGATCGCACGCAGACTGAACGAAGAGGGTATTCCGGGACCTAACGGCAAGCCGTGGGGAGACACCACGATCCGTGGCCATGTGAAACGCGGAACGGGTCTCATAAATAACGAGCTCTATATCGGCCGCCTGATCTGGAACCGGCTGCGCTACATCAAGGACCCGTCGACCGGCAGGCGCGTCTCGCGCCTCAACCCGGAGAGCGAATGGTTGATCCGCGAGGTGCCCGAGCTGCGGATTGTCGATGATGCCCTTTGGCAAGCGGTGCGCGATCGGCAGGCGGTGATCGCCGACAAATACGCGAACGTCACCGAAGCTGTCCGCCAGCATCACAAGAAAAACCAGCTCAATGGCAAGCGTCGGCCTCAGTCTCTTCTGTCCGGCCTGGTCTACTGCGGCTCCTGTGGCGGCCCCTATTCGCTGCGCGGCGCGGGTCGGTTCGCCTGCTCCAACCACATCAGCAAAGGCACCTGCTCCAACAGCCGCACCATCCGACAGGAAGAACTGGAAGAACGCGTGCTCTCCGGGCTCAAGGACCGCATGATGGCGCCCGAAGTCGCAGCGGAAGCGATGCGCGCCTATGCCGAAGAGACGAACCGGCTGAACCGCGAGCGTCGCTCGAACGGCGACGCCTGGCAGGTGGAACTGGCTAAGATCGAGAAGCAGATCGCCCAAATCGTCGAGGCCATTGCCGACGGCATGTACCATCCGTCGATGAAAGAGAAGATGACAAAGCTGGAAGCCCGCAAGGCCGAGCTGGCCGCCCTGCTCGCCGACGCACCGGAGAACAAGCCAGACCTGTTACCGACGGCCTCAACAATCTACGCGAAGAAGGTCGCAAAGCTCACACAGGCCCTGAATCGCCCCGCAGTGCGCCAGGAAGCGGCCGAGGCCCTGCGGATGCTGATCGAGAAGATCGTCCTCACGCCAGGCCAGAAACGCGGCGAGATCGATGCCACGCTTTACGGCGAACTTGGACAGATCCTGGCGTGGACGGAGCGGCAAGCCCTTGGAAAGGCTTCAAAAACGAACACTCCCGGAGGGACTTCCTCGGGAGTGTTGGTATCAGTGGTTGCGGGGATAGGATTTGAACCTATGACCTTCAGGTTATGA